The stretch of DNA AGCGAAGGCGCAGCCGCCGCCTTGATTTTAGGCAAAAAACACTGCCAGAACGCCTCTGAGCGTCCAAGTATGTTCTCGTAGAATCTGGATTGGGATTCATGGATTCCAAACGAGCAGGGCGAGCCGACTGGCTGGTACTCCCAGTCTCTTCTGAGGTTTTGCTCGTAGACGGCGTGTCCGGCTTCATGCAGCACCGAAAACACGGAGCTTGCAAAGTTGTTAACGTAGTAGTGGGTTGTTATGCGGACGTCGTCGTAGTAGCCGGAAGTGAAGGGATGCTCGGTTTCATCTACTCTGCCGCCTGCTGAGGGGGATGAGGTGTCGTAGCCCAGGGTCTGCGTGATAAGCTGGCTGATTCTGCGCTGCGCCTCAACCGGCACCGGTGGACTGGACGTTTTCTGCGTGGACTGGTGGCTCTCGATTTTCTCTATCAGCGGCTTAAGCCCCGCCAGCAACCCATTAAATGTCTTGGTTATGGTTTCAGCGGATAGCTGCGGCTCGAAATTGTCAATTAACGCTTCGTAGGGCGTTTTGGTCTGCTTAACCTCCATAAGGATGCCTGCTGCCTGCTTTGAAAGATCCAGCAGTTTCTCCAAATCCGTCTTGAATAGGCTAAAGTCTTTTTTGGCTTTCGCCTTCTTCCAAGTGTTAACGGTGACGGCTTGCTGCATCGCCAGTTCCCCAACGAGCTTCTCAGGCAACGCGGTTTGCTCACGGAAGCTCTTGTCGATAAGGTAAAGGTTGCGTTTCTCGACCTCGCCCATCTTTTGGTTTTCTGGGCTGGCTTTTATGTCGGCTAAGAGCTTACCGATTTGGGGGTCCGTGCCTAATTTGTGGTGTATGCGGCTAAGCAAAGCCAGCTGCTCGCTTCGCTGCGGCACCGCCCGAGGCGGCATCATGGTTTCCATGTCCCAGTTAATTATGCCCTCTGCCGTGGAGAGCACCGCTGCATCCTTGGTTTTGCCTAAAAGGCTCCGATAAGCAGAATCAGTGTCCATCAAAACACAAATCTCCACTATGACTCAGTAATATCGGCTTTATTTACCCTATGTATGGGATGTTAGAGTGCAATACCTACCGAGTAGTCAGGGCTGATTGGCTCAGCGTGCTTGCGAAGGCTAATTCGCTTGAAAAAGCTTTTATTTGCCAAGCAACTGCTTTTTACTGAGGATATTCTAAAAATGAGTAGTAGTAACGTTGAAACCAGTAAACTCTTAGCTGCAATCGGTGCACTTCTGCTGTTCCTTAGCTTTGTGCCCGTTGTCGGTATCGTCGGCTTAATTCTCCTTCTCATCGGAATGAAGGGGCTCTCAGAGTACTATCATGACGATGGCATCTACAGGCATGCATTCAAAGGCTTAATCTTCGGCATAATCGGTGTAATCGCTGTTTCAGTTATGGCCTTCTCTATCGGCGGAGCTTTTACGGCTTTTAGCTATAGTTTCTATAGCTTGGCAGCAGTGTTAGGCGCAATAGCATTGTTTGCCGTAGCAGTAATCGTGGCTTTCATTTTCTACGTACTGATGGCAATGAACTTCAGACGGGCATTTAACGCGCTTGCAGAACGCTCAGGCGAAGGCAAATTCAAAACTGCAGGAACTCTGCTCTTCTGGGGTGCAATCTTAACCATAATCTTCGGCATAGGCTTAATACTGGTCTGGATCGCATGGATATTCGCTGCACTTGCCTTCTTCAGCATGAACCTTGGACAAGCCCGACAACCTTCCCAATACGCTGCTCCGCCTCCGCCGCCACCCGCGCCCTCGTCAGCCCAGTCAGGCGGCTTCTGCCCCAACTGCGGCGCACCCATACAGCCCGGCACCACCTTCTGCCCCAACTGCGGAAAACCACTAAACCAACCCACCTAAAAATCTCCAACCTTTTCTTTTTCTTTGTTGCAGCAGCATGCAACCACAAGAGTTTATGAATGCTGCTGAGCGCTTTTAGTTGAAGTGCATTTTATGGAATCATTTTTCTGTTGCCAAATGAGCAGTTCCCATCCCCTGCCAAACGCGCCGCCGGTGCCCGAGGAGCCCCTTGAGCA from Candidatus Bathyarchaeota archaeon encodes:
- a CDS encoding carboxypeptidase M32; its protein translation is MDTDSAYRSLLGKTKDAAVLSTAEGIINWDMETMMPPRAVPQRSEQLALLSRIHHKLGTDPQIGKLLADIKASPENQKMGEVEKRNLYLIDKSFREQTALPEKLVGELAMQQAVTVNTWKKAKAKKDFSLFKTDLEKLLDLSKQAAGILMEVKQTKTPYEALIDNFEPQLSAETITKTFNGLLAGLKPLIEKIESHQSTQKTSSPPVPVEAQRRISQLITQTLGYDTSSPSAGGRVDETEHPFTSGYYDDVRITTHYYVNNFASSVFSVLHEAGHAVYEQNLRRDWEYQPVGSPCSFGIHESQSRFYENILGRSEAFWQCFLPKIKAAAAPSLDALELEPFLHAINRVQRSKIRIEADEVTYSIHIIIRFELERDLFAGKIKVDELPQVWNQKYADYLGVEIENDSEGVMQDTHWASGLYGYFPSYALGNIYDGQISRALNDALPNWRGEVAEGKLGGVNGWLKEQIHSRGNLYDPEELIKLATGGSLDSSPFLGYLNEKYGRLCGF
- a CDS encoding DUF996 domain-containing protein — protein: MSSSNVETSKLLAAIGALLLFLSFVPVVGIVGLILLLIGMKGLSEYYHDDGIYRHAFKGLIFGIIGVIAVSVMAFSIGGAFTAFSYSFYSLAAVLGAIALFAVAVIVAFIFYVLMAMNFRRAFNALAERSGEGKFKTAGTLLFWGAILTIIFGIGLILVWIAWIFAALAFFSMNLGQARQPSQYAAPPPPPPAPSSAQSGGFCPNCGAPIQPGTTFCPNCGKPLNQPT